One genomic window of Thioclava sp. GXIMD4216 includes the following:
- a CDS encoding histidine kinase dimerization/phosphoacceptor domain -containing protein, giving the protein MQAPLHPCEADRLQALRSYDIVDTEFEAEFDEVVDFVRAVCDVPIVLISLVAEERQWFKARRGLDVDETPRDVAICAYTVLQDDILEIGDTLLDPRTRDNRLCTQDPDLRFYAGMPLVTKEGFAIGSLCALDHRPRVLTDLQRQTLRVMAHQVMARLELRRTLRLARELRGEVDHRVKNSLQSLAALASIKARNVASDEGREALQAIQRRIQTVAMLHEQLYRSDSGSAVNLGGYLTDVARYLEGQTPDRVSILCEACDLAVVAEQSAAIGTLVNEFVANSIKHGYPDGRRGNIRVGLRQIAPDEACLELSDDGIGLPEGGVTRKGLGLQIMEASAAQAAGQYEQVPVERGFAVAVRFQPRASRAIL; this is encoded by the coding sequence ATGCAAGCCCCGCTGCATCCCTGCGAAGCCGACCGTCTTCAGGCCCTCCGGTCTTACGATATTGTCGATACCGAATTCGAGGCGGAATTCGATGAGGTTGTCGATTTCGTGCGCGCGGTCTGTGACGTGCCGATCGTGCTGATTTCGCTGGTGGCGGAAGAGCGGCAGTGGTTCAAGGCGCGCCGAGGTCTGGATGTGGACGAGACGCCGCGCGATGTCGCCATATGTGCCTATACGGTCTTGCAGGACGATATTCTGGAAATCGGCGATACCCTGCTTGATCCGCGCACGCGCGACAATCGCCTGTGCACGCAGGACCCCGATCTGCGTTTCTACGCGGGGATGCCGCTGGTGACCAAGGAGGGTTTTGCGATTGGCAGCCTGTGCGCGCTGGATCACCGCCCGCGTGTTCTGACCGATCTGCAACGTCAGACCCTGCGGGTGATGGCGCATCAGGTCATGGCGCGGCTGGAGCTGCGCCGGACCCTGCGTCTGGCGCGCGAGTTGCGCGGCGAGGTGGATCACCGCGTAAAGAACTCCTTGCAATCGCTGGCGGCGCTGGCCTCGATCAAGGCGCGCAATGTGGCTTCCGATGAGGGGCGCGAGGCCTTGCAGGCCATTCAGCGGCGCATCCAGACCGTGGCCATGCTGCACGAACAGCTCTATCGTTCCGATAGCGGTTCTGCGGTCAATCTGGGAGGCTATCTGACGGATGTGGCGCGCTATCTCGAAGGGCAGACGCCGGATCGGGTCAGTATCCTGTGCGAGGCCTGCGATCTGGCCGTCGTGGCCGAGCAATCTGCCGCTATCGGGACGCTGGTGAACGAATTCGTCGCCAATTCGATCAAACATGGCTATCCCGACGGGCGACGCGGCAATATTCGTGTGGGGCTGCGCCAGATCGCGCCCGACGAGGCCTGTCTGGAGCTTTCCGATGACGGAATCGGTCTTCCCGAAGGCGGTGTGACGCGCAAAGGGTTGGGATTGCAGATCATGGAGGCCTCGGCTGCGCAGGCGGCAGGGCAGTATGAACAGGTGCCCGTCGAGCGGGGATTTGCCGTTGCCGTGCGGTTCCAGCCGCGCGCCAGTCGGGCGATCTTGTGA
- a CDS encoding ATP-binding cassette domain-containing protein encodes MARAPILQLSDISLSHGGDPVFDGLDLVVQQGDRVALVGRNGTGKSTLMKVMAKLVEADHGEVVIPPGISVGYMEQEPDLSGFATLGEYAASGLDPSEGYKVEMVAEGLKLNMEAAPETASGGERRRAALAKLLAEAPELMLLDEPTNHLDIEAIGWLEAELKATKAAFVVISHDRAFLKALTRATLWIDRGKVRRLERGFEHFEEWREEVWAAEDEARAKLDKKIKVEAKWAVEGISARRKRNQGRLRALQDMRAERSNQIKRQGVAAMEIESGKASGKRVIEAKGLCKEFGGKTIVQDFDLRVLRGDRIAFVGPNGVGKTTLLKMLMGQMEPDAGTVTLGTNLEVAIFDQTRAALDPEQTLWEGLVNDPDMAVRGASDQVMVRGTPKHVVAYLKDFLFDEAQARAPIKSLSGGERARLLLARIMAKPSNLLVLDEPTNDLDVETLDLLQDILGDYDGTVLLVSHDRDFIDRVASTTIAMEGNGRAVVYAGGWSDYRHQRSLTEPEDRPVNKPAGEAVRPAASPVVAAKTEAKLSFTEKHRLEALPAVIERLEAEIAKLEEFLSVPDLFAKEPVKFQKATEALVERQQALSEAEEEWLELEEKAQG; translated from the coding sequence ATGGCACGTGCACCTATTTTACAGCTTTCCGATATTTCGCTGTCCCATGGCGGCGATCCCGTGTTCGACGGTCTCGATCTTGTTGTCCAGCAGGGCGACCGTGTGGCCTTGGTGGGCCGCAACGGCACCGGCAAATCCACCTTGATGAAGGTGATGGCGAAGCTGGTGGAGGCCGATCATGGCGAGGTGGTGATCCCGCCCGGCATTTCGGTGGGCTATATGGAGCAGGAGCCCGATCTGTCGGGTTTTGCGACGCTGGGGGAGTATGCCGCTTCGGGGCTGGATCCTTCTGAGGGCTATAAGGTCGAGATGGTGGCCGAGGGGTTGAAGCTGAATATGGAGGCCGCGCCCGAGACGGCATCAGGCGGCGAGCGGCGGCGTGCGGCTTTGGCCAAGCTTTTGGCGGAGGCGCCGGAGTTGATGCTGCTCGACGAGCCGACCAACCATCTGGACATCGAGGCGATCGGCTGGCTGGAGGCCGAGCTGAAGGCGACGAAGGCGGCCTTTGTGGTGATTTCGCACGACCGGGCGTTTTTGAAGGCTTTGACGCGGGCCACTTTGTGGATTGACCGTGGGAAGGTGCGCCGTCTTGAGCGCGGCTTCGAGCATTTCGAGGAATGGCGCGAGGAGGTTTGGGCCGCCGAGGACGAGGCGCGGGCCAAGCTGGACAAGAAGATCAAGGTCGAGGCGAAATGGGCTGTGGAGGGCATTTCGGCGCGGCGCAAGCGCAATCAGGGGCGGTTGCGGGCGCTTCAGGATATGCGCGCGGAACGATCAAACCAGATCAAGCGTCAGGGCGTGGCCGCGATGGAGATCGAATCGGGCAAGGCGTCGGGCAAGCGGGTGATCGAGGCGAAGGGGCTGTGCAAGGAGTTCGGCGGCAAGACCATCGTGCAGGATTTCGACCTGCGGGTTTTGCGCGGTGACCGGATTGCGTTTGTGGGCCCCAATGGTGTGGGTAAGACCACGCTTCTGAAGATGTTGATGGGGCAGATGGAGCCGGATGCGGGGACCGTGACCCTTGGCACCAATCTGGAGGTTGCGATTTTCGACCAGACCCGCGCGGCGCTTGATCCCGAGCAGACGCTGTGGGAGGGGTTGGTGAATGACCCCGATATGGCGGTGCGCGGGGCCTCGGATCAGGTGATGGTGCGCGGCACGCCCAAGCATGTTGTGGCCTATCTGAAGGATTTCCTTTTTGATGAGGCACAGGCGCGGGCGCCGATCAAGTCGCTGTCGGGCGGCGAGCGGGCGCGGCTTTTGTTGGCGCGGATCATGGCCAAGCCGTCAAACCTTTTGGTGCTGGACGAGCCGACCAACGATCTGGATGTCGAGACGCTGGATCTTCTGCAGGATATCCTGGGCGACTATGACGGCACTGTTTTGCTGGTCAGCCACGATCGGGACTTTATCGACCGTGTGGCCTCGACCACCATCGCGATGGAAGGCAATGGTCGGGCTGTGGTCTATGCCGGTGGCTGGAGCGATTACCGCCATCAGCGGTCCTTGACCGAACCCGAGGACCGGCCTGTGAACAAACCCGCGGGGGAGGCGGTCCGGCCTGCGGCTTCGCCGGTTGTCGCGGCCAAAACCGAGGCAAAGCTGAGCTTTACGGAAAAGCATCGGCTTGAGGCGCTACCTGCGGTGATCGAGCGGCTAGAGGCCGAGATTGCCAAGCTGGAAGAGTTTCTGTCGGTCCCCGATCTTTTCGCCAAGGAACCGGTGAAGTTCCAGAAAGCCACGGAGGCTTTGGTCGAGCGGCAGCAGGCGCTGTCGGAGGCTGAAGAAGAGTGGCTGGAGCTGGAAGAAAAGGCGCAGGGATAA
- a CDS encoding GNAT family N-acyltransferase yields the protein MSFSLIRGRYVARFAQTVQDLEAVQAIRGLCFRGEGCVDRDAFDAQCQHVMVEECGSGRLVCCFRLLPLASGEEIGRSYAAQFYALEALADYPAPMVEMGRFCIHPAYHDADILRVAWGAMTRFVDGAGVEMLFGCSSFRGTDWRDYADSFTLLSQRHLGPERWLPRVKAPDVVRYARALMGAQGNPKQAILRMPPLLRSYLAMGGWVSDHAVVDPDLGTLHVFTGLEIGRIPAARRRALRLVAG from the coding sequence ATGAGTTTTTCGTTGATACGGGGTCGATATGTGGCTCGCTTTGCCCAGACGGTGCAGGATCTTGAGGCGGTGCAGGCGATTCGGGGACTGTGTTTCCGTGGCGAGGGCTGTGTGGACCGCGATGCGTTTGACGCGCAGTGTCAGCATGTGATGGTGGAAGAATGCGGGAGCGGGCGGCTGGTCTGCTGTTTCCGCCTGCTGCCGCTGGCCTCGGGGGAGGAGATCGGGCGCAGCTACGCAGCGCAGTTCTATGCGCTGGAGGCGCTGGCGGATTATCCCGCACCGATGGTGGAGATGGGGCGGTTCTGTATCCATCCTGCCTATCACGACGCGGATATCCTGCGGGTGGCATGGGGGGCGATGACGCGTTTTGTCGATGGGGCAGGGGTGGAAATGCTGTTTGGCTGCTCGTCCTTCAGGGGCACGGACTGGCGCGATTATGCGGATAGTTTCACGCTTTTGTCGCAGCGCCATCTGGGGCCGGAGCGCTGGTTGCCACGGGTCAAGGCGCCTGATGTGGTGCGCTATGCGCGTGCGTTGATGGGGGCGCAGGGGAACCCGAAACAGGCGATATTGCGGATGCCGCCCTTGCTGCGCAGCTATCTGGCAATGGGGGGCTGGGTTTCCGATCATGCGGTGGTGGATCCGGATCTGGGAACGTTGCATGTGTTCACGGGGCTTGAAATCGGCCGCATTCCGGCGGCACGGCGGCGGGCCTTGCGTCTGGTGGCGGGGTAG
- the bamE gene encoding outer membrane protein assembly factor BamE, whose amino-acid sequence MSIGFAPRRLMQGVALCAVIGLGACSPIYRNHGYVPTEEDLSQVQVGKTTKDDLDRLIGRPSSSGVLEGSDWYYVGSRWKRVGWGASHEIDRQVLAVSFNKAGVVSGVERYTLKDGHVVPLTHRVTEANVKGIGLIRQLLGSVGRMDAGTLLGSSSPDN is encoded by the coding sequence GTGAGCATTGGTTTCGCACCGCGCCGCCTGATGCAGGGGGTTGCCCTTTGCGCAGTGATCGGGCTTGGCGCTTGTTCGCCTATCTATCGCAATCATGGCTATGTGCCGACGGAAGAAGACCTGTCGCAAGTTCAGGTCGGAAAAACCACCAAAGACGATCTTGACCGGCTGATCGGGCGACCCAGCTCTTCGGGCGTTCTGGAAGGCTCGGACTGGTATTACGTCGGCTCGCGCTGGAAACGTGTGGGCTGGGGGGCCTCGCATGAGATCGACCGTCAGGTTCTAGCTGTCAGCTTCAACAAGGCTGGCGTGGTGTCGGGGGTCGAGCGCTATACCCTCAAGGATGGCCATGTGGTGCCGCTGACCCATCGCGTGACCGAGGCCAATGTGAAGGGCATCGGTCTGATCCGCCAGTTGCTGGGCTCGGTGGGGCGTATGGACGCCGGCACACTTCTGGGGTCGAGCAGCCCCGACAATTAA
- a CDS encoding DUF177 domain-containing protein codes for MTDGTPLEMPWSHPVAVKDLNGRKPLRFDISPEPALRKEIAQWADIVSVEALSFKGELTPAGKHDFVLNGKLHARITQSCVITLEPVAGEVKESVSRRFLRDWVEPTAEESEIPEDDSAEALPAVIDLAHVALEAFELGLPLYPRKDGAELGETVITKPGETPLRDEDLKPFANLKALMDKKDGNA; via the coding sequence ATGACAGACGGCACCCCCCTTGAAATGCCCTGGTCCCACCCCGTCGCGGTGAAAGACCTCAACGGACGCAAGCCTCTGCGCTTCGACATCTCGCCCGAACCCGCCCTGCGCAAGGAGATCGCCCAATGGGCCGATATCGTCTCGGTGGAGGCGCTGAGCTTCAAAGGCGAACTGACGCCCGCCGGCAAACATGACTTCGTTCTCAACGGCAAGCTCCACGCACGCATCACGCAATCTTGCGTCATCACGCTGGAGCCGGTCGCGGGCGAGGTGAAAGAATCGGTCAGCCGTCGCTTCCTGCGCGACTGGGTGGAACCTACCGCCGAAGAATCGGAGATCCCCGAGGATGACAGCGCCGAGGCCCTGCCCGCGGTGATCGACCTTGCCCATGTGGCGCTCGAAGCCTTCGAACTCGGCCTGCCGCTCTATCCGCGCAAGGACGGCGCAGAGCTGGGCGAGACGGTCATCACCAAACCCGGTGAAACGCCGCTGCGCGATGAGGACCTCAAACCTTTCGCCAATCTGAAGGCTTTGATGGACAAGAAGGACGGAAACGCGTAA
- the rpmF gene encoding 50S ribosomal protein L32, with amino-acid sequence MAVPQNKVTRSRRNMRRAHDALVAANPAECPNCGELKRPHHVCGACGHYDDREVVAAADEVDLDDDAA; translated from the coding sequence ATGGCTGTCCCTCAGAATAAAGTCACGCGCTCCCGCCGCAACATGCGCCGCGCGCATGACGCACTTGTTGCTGCAAATCCGGCTGAATGCCCGAACTGCGGCGAACTGAAGCGCCCGCACCACGTTTGTGGCGCTTGCGGCCACTACGACGACCGCGAAGTCGTCGCAGCTGCTGACGAAGTCGATCTGGACGACGACGCGGCATAA
- the plsX gene encoding phosphate acyltransferase PlsX: MLNRQDQSLDAGQDTTAVTQGRDATAAPEQSGAIVISVDAMGGDHGPSVVVDGVARASKKSPELRFLLNGPEAELKSLVDARGLGKVVTIRHASDVVRMEDKPSQVMRNGKDSSMWASVDAVREKSAQVAVSCGNTGALMALSMLRLRKLPGVNRPAIASFWPSQNSAGWCVMLDMGADIKADAPDLLTYALMGSSYCRNALNIERPRVGLLNVGTEEHKGRAELKEAYGLCRDAQARGDFEFVGFVEGSDLSSNKADVIVTDGFTGNIALKTGEGTAKLAGRLLKEALTSSVLSKLGAMLAMKSLKRLSEKIDPRRANGGVFLGLNGTVVKSHGSADALGVAAAIDLAARLAASGFAERLAARVASDMPIGQDAAQGDAANSKNE, from the coding sequence ATGCTTAATCGGCAAGACCAATCGCTGGACGCAGGGCAGGATACGACTGCTGTGACGCAGGGTCGCGATGCGACCGCAGCGCCGGAGCAATCCGGCGCTATCGTCATTTCTGTCGATGCGATGGGGGGCGATCATGGCCCTTCCGTCGTGGTCGACGGGGTTGCGCGCGCGTCCAAGAAGTCTCCTGAACTGCGCTTCCTGCTCAACGGCCCCGAAGCGGAGCTTAAAAGCCTCGTCGATGCACGTGGTCTGGGCAAGGTTGTCACCATTCGCCACGCCAGTGATGTGGTGCGGATGGAGGACAAGCCCTCTCAGGTCATGCGCAATGGCAAGGACAGCTCCATGTGGGCCTCCGTCGATGCCGTGCGCGAGAAATCGGCGCAGGTGGCGGTGAGCTGCGGCAATACCGGCGCGCTGATGGCGCTGTCGATGCTGCGCCTGCGCAAGCTGCCGGGCGTGAACCGCCCCGCCATTGCCAGCTTCTGGCCCTCGCAGAATTCTGCGGGCTGGTGCGTCATGCTGGATATGGGCGCCGATATCAAAGCCGATGCGCCCGACCTGCTGACCTATGCGCTGATGGGCAGTTCCTACTGCCGCAATGCACTCAATATCGAGCGCCCGCGTGTGGGGCTGCTGAATGTCGGCACCGAAGAACATAAGGGCCGCGCCGAGCTGAAAGAAGCTTACGGCCTGTGCCGTGATGCGCAGGCGCGCGGTGATTTCGAATTTGTGGGCTTCGTCGAGGGTAGTGACCTGTCCTCCAACAAAGCTGACGTCATTGTGACTGACGGATTTACCGGCAATATCGCCCTGAAAACCGGCGAAGGCACGGCCAAACTGGCCGGTCGCCTGCTGAAAGAGGCGCTGACCTCTTCGGTCTTGTCGAAGCTGGGGGCGATGCTGGCGATGAAGTCGCTCAAACGCCTGTCTGAAAAGATCGATCCGCGCCGCGCCAATGGCGGGGTATTCCTTGGCCTGAACGGCACGGTCGTGAAATCGCATGGCTCTGCCGATGCGCTCGGGGTTGCCGCAGCGATTGATCTGGCGGCCCGTCTTGCGGCGTCCGGTTTTGCCGAAAGGCTCGCGGCGCGGGTTGCAAGTGACATGCCCATTGGGCAGGATGCCGCGCAAGGCGACGCTGCCAATTCTAAAAACGAGTAA
- a CDS encoding beta-ketoacyl-ACP synthase III, with amino-acid sequence MTIRAVVRGVGHYLPERIVENAEFETKLETSDEWIRSRTGIERRHFAAEGETTSQLAIKAAEAALKHAGMSVEDIDAIVVATSTPDFTFPSVATMVQAGLGSTRGFAYDVQAVCAGFIFALTNANGLIVSGQAERVLVIGAETFSRIMDWEDRSTCVLFGDGAGALILEAAEGTGTVNDRGILASDLHSDGRYRELLYVDGGVSSTGTTGHLRMQGNQVFRHAVTKLAQTAHTALDKLGLSGNDVDWIVPHQANLRIISATAEKMGVPMERVVVTVQDHGNTSAASIPLALSVGASEGKLKTGEIVVVEAIGGGLAWGSVVLRW; translated from the coding sequence ATGACTATCAGAGCTGTGGTCCGTGGTGTCGGGCATTACCTGCCCGAGCGCATTGTCGAAAATGCCGAATTCGAGACCAAGCTTGAAACGTCGGATGAATGGATCCGCTCGCGCACCGGCATCGAGCGGCGCCATTTCGCCGCCGAAGGCGAGACCACCTCGCAACTGGCGATCAAGGCCGCCGAAGCCGCATTGAAACATGCGGGCATGAGCGTCGAGGATATCGACGCGATTGTCGTGGCGACCTCCACCCCCGATTTCACCTTCCCCTCCGTGGCGACAATGGTGCAGGCGGGGCTCGGCTCGACCCGCGGTTTTGCCTATGACGTGCAGGCGGTCTGTGCGGGGTTCATCTTCGCGCTGACCAATGCCAACGGGCTGATCGTCTCGGGTCAGGCAGAGCGCGTGCTGGTGATCGGGGCCGAGACCTTCTCGCGCATTATGGACTGGGAAGACCGCTCGACCTGCGTGCTGTTCGGGGATGGTGCGGGCGCGCTGATTCTGGAAGCGGCCGAAGGCACCGGCACGGTCAATGACCGTGGCATTCTGGCCTCGGATCTGCACTCGGATGGGCGCTATCGCGAGCTTCTTTATGTCGATGGTGGCGTGTCCAGCACCGGCACCACCGGCCATCTGCGGATGCAGGGCAATCAGGTCTTCCGCCATGCGGTCACCAAACTTGCCCAGACCGCGCATACGGCCTTGGACAAGCTTGGCCTGTCGGGCAATGATGTGGACTGGATCGTGCCGCATCAGGCCAATCTGCGCATCATTTCCGCTACGGCGGAAAAAATGGGCGTTCCGATGGAGCGCGTGGTCGTCACCGTGCAAGATCATGGCAACACCTCGGCAGCCTCCATCCCGCTGGCCCTGTCGGTCGGTGCCTCCGAGGGCAAGCTGAAGACCGGCGAGATCGTCGTGGTCGAGGCGATTGGCGGCGGTCTGGCATGGGGATCGGTGGTTCTGCGCTGGTAA
- the ihfA gene encoding integration host factor subunit alpha: MSKTLTRMDLSEAVFREVGLSRNESAQLVEDVLQHISDALVAGETVKISSFGTFSIRDKASRMGRNPKTGEEVPISPRRVLSFRPSHLMKDRVADGNSN; encoded by the coding sequence ATGTCCAAAACACTGACCCGTATGGATCTAAGCGAGGCTGTCTTCCGCGAAGTCGGCCTGTCGCGCAATGAATCGGCCCAACTGGTCGAGGATGTGCTACAACATATCTCCGACGCGCTTGTCGCAGGCGAGACGGTAAAGATCTCGTCCTTCGGCACATTCTCCATCCGCGACAAAGCCTCGCGCATGGGTCGCAATCCCAAGACCGGCGAAGAAGTTCCGATCAGCCCGCGTCGGGTGCTGAGCTTCCGCCCCTCCCATCTGATGAAAGACCGTGTGGCCGACGGCAACTCGAACTGA
- a CDS encoding MerR family transcriptional regulator, translating into MAKAADAFRTISETSEIVGVPSHVLRFWEGKFPQVKPTKRAGNRRYYRPDDIALLSGIRKLLHEDGLTIRGVQKVLKEQGVRHVCDLGRLHLPPDDAPDAPFAQPAPPLSDMPRAASPLPSDAPLPWDESAVHGTQPLSAPEAPPPTHPPLAAPAGSLPDAMTDPDFAVPAHTVSVEKTAEPDHDAPSTPEPQAEEAPDAPISPPETEVIAPDLNAATDTPCQTEPQAASEGALQPHDFLPELEPAEGEEVMDTLPDTPAQPAHAASLVPEPEVPDGPSFADVWEQTPLFADETDADDDDDISALIEDEEDISSPAILPEAMETAPSEPEGEAEDHDAPEQAVPELAEPELAEPELAEPQVAQPPAPPRPSAEQSAAALATVTLPQSDGAGVAALPPTRISVLVARISTIKPDRMTRTEQVALSRAVDKLHALRRELSREIRP; encoded by the coding sequence ATGGCAAAAGCTGCCGATGCCTTCCGGACGATCTCTGAAACTTCCGAGATCGTTGGCGTCCCATCGCATGTCCTGCGGTTTTGGGAGGGGAAATTCCCACAGGTCAAGCCAACCAAGCGGGCTGGCAACCGCCGCTATTACCGCCCCGATGATATCGCGCTTTTGTCAGGTATCCGCAAGCTTCTGCACGAAGACGGGCTGACCATACGTGGCGTGCAGAAAGTGCTCAAGGAGCAGGGCGTGCGCCATGTCTGCGATCTCGGGCGGCTCCATCTTCCGCCGGACGACGCCCCAGACGCGCCCTTTGCGCAGCCTGCGCCCCCCCTTTCCGACATGCCGCGCGCGGCGTCCCCCCTGCCTTCAGATGCGCCCTTGCCGTGGGATGAAAGCGCCGTGCACGGGACACAGCCGCTTTCTGCCCCCGAGGCTCCGCCCCCCACGCATCCGCCGCTGGCAGCCCCCGCAGGGAGCCTGCCGGACGCGATGACGGACCCGGACTTCGCGGTGCCCGCACATACGGTTTCTGTCGAGAAGACCGCAGAGCCGGATCACGACGCCCCGTCCACACCGGAGCCGCAGGCAGAGGAAGCTCCGGACGCCCCCATATCTCCCCCCGAGACGGAGGTTATCGCGCCCGACCTCAACGCGGCTACAGACACTCCCTGCCAGACGGAGCCGCAAGCGGCGTCCGAAGGCGCGCTGCAGCCGCATGACTTTCTGCCCGAGCTGGAACCGGCAGAGGGCGAAGAGGTGATGGACACGCTTCCCGACACCCCTGCCCAGCCCGCGCACGCCGCCTCGCTCGTCCCCGAGCCAGAGGTTCCGGACGGGCCGAGCTTTGCCGATGTCTGGGAACAGACACCGCTTTTCGCCGACGAGACCGACGCGGATGACGATGACGACATCTCGGCTCTGATCGAGGACGAAGAAGACATCTCTTCCCCCGCGATTCTTCCCGAGGCGATGGAAACTGCACCCTCGGAACCGGAGGGGGAGGCCGAGGATCACGACGCACCGGAACAGGCAGTTCCCGAACTGGCAGAACCGGAGCTGGCAGAGCCGGAGCTGGCAGAGCCGCAAGTCGCACAGCCCCCCGCCCCCCCGCGGCCCAGTGCCGAGCAAAGCGCCGCAGCCCTTGCCACGGTCACCCTGCCCCAAAGCGATGGTGCCGGGGTCGCAGCTTTGCCGCCCACGCGAATCTCGGTGCTGGTGGCCCGTATCTCGACCATCAAGCCCGACCGGATGACCCGCACAGAGCAGGTCGCCCTGTCGCGGGCGGTCGATAAACTGCATGCATTGCGGCGTGAATTGTCGCGCGAAATCCGGCCCTGA
- a CDS encoding 2'-deoxycytidine 5'-triphosphate deaminase produces the protein MTLGVLSDTAIEAMISKQEIRAATPVIPEQIQPASLDLRLGHVAYRVRASFLAGRGTCVTDKLADFEMHRMDLSNGAVLEKGCVYLVPLMESLSLPEGISAVANAKSSTGRLDLLTRVITDHGTEFDRIPDGYQGPLFAEICPRSFSVLVRPGMRLNQIRFSGGQAALSDDELRALHMVEPLVSGQAVIDHGLGFSVDLRPETGDLVGYRAKPHTGVIDLDRIGAYNPTEFWEELHTSEGRIILDPGAFYILVSRESVTIPPDFAAEMAPYLAMVGEFRVHYAGFFDPGFGHGAAGGIGSRGVLEVRCHEAPFVLEHGQIVGRLVYEHMAERPKRLYGADLKSNYQGQGLKLAKHFKS, from the coding sequence ATGACCCTTGGTGTTTTGTCCGATACCGCCATCGAGGCGATGATCTCCAAGCAGGAAATCCGTGCCGCAACGCCGGTGATCCCCGAACAGATCCAGCCCGCCAGCCTTGACCTGCGACTGGGCCATGTCGCCTATCGCGTGCGCGCCTCCTTCCTTGCGGGGCGCGGCACCTGCGTGACCGACAAGCTGGCGGATTTCGAGATGCACCGGATGGACCTGTCCAACGGAGCGGTCCTTGAAAAGGGCTGCGTCTATCTGGTGCCCTTGATGGAATCGCTCAGCCTGCCCGAAGGCATCAGCGCGGTGGCCAATGCGAAATCCTCGACCGGACGGCTGGACCTGCTGACCCGCGTCATCACCGATCATGGCACCGAATTCGACCGTATCCCCGATGGCTATCAGGGGCCTCTTTTTGCCGAAATCTGCCCGCGCAGTTTTTCGGTGCTGGTACGGCCCGGAATGCGGCTCAACCAGATCCGCTTCTCGGGCGGTCAGGCGGCGCTTTCGGATGACGAGCTGCGCGCGCTGCATATGGTCGAGCCGCTGGTCAGCGGACAAGCGGTCATCGACCACGGCCTGGGCTTCTCGGTCGATCTGCGTCCCGAGACGGGCGATCTGGTAGGCTACCGCGCCAAGCCCCATACAGGCGTCATCGATCTGGACCGGATCGGGGCCTATAATCCGACCGAGTTCTGGGAAGAGCTACACACCAGCGAAGGCCGTATCATCCTCGACCCAGGTGCGTTCTATATCCTCGTCTCGCGCGAATCGGTGACGATTCCTCCCGATTTTGCTGCCGAGATGGCGCCCTATCTGGCGATGGTGGGCGAGTTCCGTGTGCATTACGCGGGCTTCTTCGACCCGGGGTTCGGACATGGGGCGGCAGGGGGCATCGGCTCGCGCGGGGTGCTGGAAGTCCGTTGCCACGAGGCCCCCTTTGTTCTGGAACACGGGCAGATCGTGGGCCGTCTGGTCTATGAACATATGGCCGAGCGCCCCAAACGCCTTTACGGCGCGGATCTGAAATCGAACTACCAAGGCCAAGGGCTGAAGCTCGCCAAGCATTTCAAGTCATAA
- the scpB gene encoding SMC-Scp complex subunit ScpB, protein MSDPVETVSAEEREPQLFSAPAMEAQERMVEAMLFATPEPITTREMQSRMPVGSDPREALENVRARYEGRGVQVVRVGEGWAMRTAPDMSFLLHKETVEQRKLSRAATETLAIIAYHQPVTRAEIEEIRGVAVSRGTLDLLLELDWIRFGRRRMTPGRPVTFVVTQSFLDHFSLESARDLPALAELRSAGLLDSRRMPGEEVEDDEEDIATGQAGQSEMFEE, encoded by the coding sequence ATGAGTGATCCTGTAGAAACCGTTTCCGCCGAAGAGCGCGAGCCGCAGCTGTTTTCCGCCCCCGCGATGGAGGCACAGGAGCGCATGGTGGAGGCGATGCTGTTTGCCACCCCCGAGCCGATCACCACGCGCGAGATGCAATCGCGCATGCCCGTAGGGTCCGACCCGCGCGAGGCGCTGGAAAACGTGCGCGCCCGTTATGAGGGGCGTGGCGTGCAGGTCGTGCGGGTGGGGGAAGGCTGGGCGATGCGCACCGCCCCCGATATGTCCTTCCTGCTGCACAAGGAAACGGTGGAGCAGCGCAAACTCTCGCGGGCCGCTACCGAGACCCTGGCGATTATCGCCTATCACCAGCCGGTCACCCGCGCCGAAATCGAGGAGATCAGGGGGGTGGCTGTCTCGCGCGGGACCCTTGATCTGCTGCTGGAGCTCGACTGGATCCGTTTCGGGCGACGGCGGATGACGCCGGGCCGTCCGGTGACATTTGTGGTGACGCAAAGCTTCCTTGACCATTTCAGCCTCGAATCCGCCCGTGATCTGCCCGCTCTTGCGGAACTTCGCAGCGCCGGATTGCTTGATAGCAGACGGATGCCGGGCGAGGAGGTCGAGGATGACGAGGAAGATATCGCCACCGGACAGGCCGGACAAAGCGAGATGTTCGAGGAATAG